ataggtgctgtattacagatccataaaacatctgtgtgcatgaggcctggcaaaataaaaagttgggatttttttttttttaatactttatcttGGTGTTTCATGATTCAATGTCTGATTTACTATGGAGTCATTGAATCTTTCCAGTTTTTTCCACACCCACCTCCATAGTTCacattaataatattttttaaattaatgaccttgttaatgtgttgttttttttttgtttgtttttttatccttatTTCCTGGTGTACAGTAAAATGAAGGGTTCTGACAACACGGAAAAGTTAGTATATCAAATAATTGAAGACGCTGGCAATAAAGGTATGATTTACTATGATAATTTCTGTACAATTGTGCGCAAAAAGTATTGAACTCCGTATACGATTAACAATCTGTGCCTTTACTATGTTCAATGCGCATAAACTTTTCTGTATCTGCAGGATGATCAGCAAGTATAGTTAATAGTATTCTAGTATTCTATAGTGTTATAGCATTCCGATGTTTGGtggcttctaacatgtcatagagaTATATGTTAGGACCTAACATTGGTGGGGACCTACGGATTCACAAGAACAAATGTGCTGCTAATGTTTGTCATTGAGTTTTATGTTCTAATATGTATTAATGTGCCTGCTTTTCCTAGGAATATGGAGCAGAGATATACGATATAAAAGCAATCTTCCACTTACTGAGATCAACAAAATCCTGAAGAACATGGAAAGCAAGAAACTCATTAAAGCTGTCAAGTCAGTAGCGGTAAGAAGTCCTGTTGTTCTTACGTAGGGACTTTCTGGTTTGTCATTGgtacatgactttttttttttttttgtccggagATACAAAACATGACATGACTCTTTTAATATAAATGTCATCGCATACTAATTACTTTCTATTAGCAAAGATGCCCAATCGCCAGAACGGAGGAGCAGTCATGTAGTTTAGTAGGTTTTCAGAAAGCTGTGATGTGTCGTCACAGGGAACTGCCTCCTCCTTATGTGTCCGTGTATCACTAGTTAGGTGGGGTAAAGCTGCAGGACGGCGTACTTCAGAGGGGGTGGAAGGCCAAGGAAAACAGTGCTGCACTTACAGGAGCATGAGGCAGCTGTGACGACCCATCGCAAAACTCCTTAACTTCCAGGATCACATGACCGCTCCTCCATTCTTATTGGGAAGTGCGTTACATTTCTATTAAAAGCAATGTTAATTTTTTCTTCAGATACCACCCTTTTAACAGGGTTTTCCCAACTCACAAATTTGGCATGTCGCAAAGATCTACCATCACTTTCAGAGGTTCGACTTTCACCTATTTTGAAAACaaaggggctgcagtgctggtTTAGCTCTGCGCTCCTTCAAAGTTTTCCCCGCACAGCAGCACATTCGACCACTGACTATGCAAGGACCTTCACTTGAGTGGACTCTGCTACAGTACCCTGCACAGAGGGTGGCCTAGAGCACCGCTCTAAAGGGGACACAACACTTAACCAATGCTGTGTCCTCTTCGTTCTCAGGAtgtgtgggggtcccagaggtcagacttcctcagatcagaaagtgatggcatatcccagcAATATGCCTTTACTTTATGAAATAAGAAAAACCCTCTAAACTTTGCAAACATTAATTTAAAGGAAATAGCAAAATGTAAAATTACTTGTCTCAGAGaatcaaaaaaagaaaagtttatgCAGCCAGTATTTATAAAATAAGATAAAGGGGTTTTACGGAATCTAATAACAAAGTTTAATATACTGAAAATGTCCAAAAACAGTTGTGAGATTTTACTCTGCACCGTTCCCACCGTTCCTGCTGCCAGGCCATCTTGTATGCAAACTAAATGTAAGGACATCACTTTGCATGATGTGATGTCGGCGTGGCTAAAACATCGCCATAGCAGGCCGTGATTGGCCACGTGGAGACACATGTACATTTGTTGTTCCCGTTTTGTACCTTAGGGATACAATTAGGACATTTGACTGATATATAAAGTGTGatgacctcttttttttttcaatgtaattaatTGTCTGTTTGTTCCTCTCTAGGCTTCAAAAAAGAAGGTATACATGCTGTATAATGTACAACCTGACCGTTCAGTGACTGGTGGTGCATGGTATAGTGACCAAGACTTTGAATCCGAGTTCGTGGAAGTTTTAAACCAGCAAAGTTTTAAATTCTTGCAAAACAAGGTAACTTTGCATTATTCATGAGGATGAAATACTTCTTGTATGTCGTTAGCTTCTAAGTGTCTAATACATAGCCATCATAATTCAAATATTCTCCGTATTTGTATTTAAGAATTTAAAGGGATATTTCGGTTACcggctatttaaaaaaaacaaaaaacgcaaatTTATTGTTCACCTCTAACCTCTTTAATCCAATACGTGTGGCTGTGCTTCTATGCCGCCTCCACCTTATTTTCCTCTCCAACTGCTCCATACAGCGATGATCTTTCCTAATGAAGGAACATGGCGCCGCCGCTGTTACCACGTGACCTCATTGCCTACATATCCCATCATACCCCGCCGCACAAATCAGTCTGTTTGTGCGTTCACAAGATTCTCTGCTCACTCATTGGTTAGAAGCGGAGAGTCTCGTGATCTAAACATCTATTGTAGTCGATGGCATCCACAGCATCCTGCATCACCTAGTAAAGTTGGTGAGTGTTTTTTGACTGTCAGCAAGTGTCCTTCAGAAGACTTCTTCATCAAAGCCCCTTCTATTGATTTGATGCTATAAGCCTACTGGAGCCCAGGAATCCAAGTTCCTGCCAAGTTTCCTAATTTTTCAATGCGTCCTCATCTATGCAACACTGACAAAATGTAAAATGACATGACAAATCCCTGTATGTAACCCTCATCAACACTGTGTATGGCGCTCGTCAGCCCTGTGTGTATGGCGCTCGTCAGCCCTGTGTGTATGGCGCTCGTCAGCCCTGTGTGTATGGCGCATCGTTCCTGTATATACAATCTGGGTAGGGAGCGCGAGCACTGAGGAATAAAATGAAGGCAATGAACGGGGCGGACATTCAGGAGGTTGCGCACCAATAGGATGGCTCGAAACTGGGTATATGGCAGAAGTCCAGCGGAAACGTCACATGCACGCTAATGAGAGTAACCGTACGCATTTGTGGGTCACATGGATTACTGCGTTGCGAATAAAGATGCACTGAACGCGCATGCACGACCAGAGACTACAGGTCGTAGCTATTAGTAATGAAGGCCAAACAACTAGATTAGGCTATTATAAAGTTATTTTTATACTGACAGAACGATGCTAAATGGCTTATTCAAACTAATTTGAGACTTATATATTTTGTAGAGATGTATGACATGTCCAATTTAAAGTAaccggaatactcctttaacaCTTATTAAAGCTGCAGTGCCACTTGCTCCAGTGCCACTGCTGATTGGTAGGATCTTTACACTGTCTCAGGACACATGCATTTTAAAGTGCCACTGTCATAAGAACGTCTGCCACCTCTGATCAGAGGAGAGCCGTTGCATGACAGTCCTTTGCACAGGGACTGAAGAAGTAGCAAACCGTTTGGGAGTATTGTACAGGGTGTTCTCTACTTCCGCTGTCCTTACTTCTCATAGGCATCTTATAGAGGCTATTTGCTGGATGCAAGTGAAACTTTGTGAATCTATTTGTAAAGGTAATAGCTTGTCATGTACAAGCAGAGTCTTCGGCACAACATTTTTGTTTGAGTTTTAATACTTGTATATGTATTCAGTCCTTTTTCAGGTCAAATTGCAGTACATTTGTCTGCGTATGGCAACTGCTTAGCCATGCCCCTTTTAGCCGCTAAGAGTCATTGCACATTTACAGAGCGGGTTTAAGCCAGGTCACCATTTCTCTGTTTATACATACAcagtataggtttagaaagtatagtttgtaattgggattaatagcacgatttctatttttgcagatgacaccaagctatgtaatatagttcagactatggaagatgtttgtgaattgcaggcagatttaaacaaaccgtgtttgggcatccactgggcaaatgaggtttaatgtagataaatgtaaagttatgcatctgggtaccaacaatctgcatgcatcacatgtcctagggggagctacactgggggagtcacttgttgagaaggatctgggtgtacttgtaaatcataaactcaataacagcatgcagtgtcaatcagctgcttcaaaagccagcaagatattgtcatgtattaaaagaggcatgaactcACGGGaccgggatgtaatattaccactttacaaagcattagtgaggcctcatctagaatatgcagtccagttctgggctccagttcatagaaaggatgccctggagttggaaaaaatacaaagaagagcgacgaagctaataaggggcatggagaatctaagttatgaggaaagattagaagaattaaacctatttagccttgaaaaaagacgactaaggggggacatgatgaatttatataaatatattgatggcacatacaaaaaatatggtgagatCCTGTTCCATGTGAAACTCCCTCATaaaacaaggggcactccctccgtctggagaaaaaaaggttcaacctgcagaggcgacaagccttctttactgtgagaactgtgaatctatggaatagcctaccgcaggagctggtcacagcagggacagtagatggctttaaaaaaggcttagataatttcctagaacaaaaaaatattagctccaatgtgttacttcccctttcccatcccttggttgaacttgatggacatgtgtctttttttcaactgtacaaactatgtaactatgtagtactcaataaataaataaatagatatatacatatatataaacgtTTTGTTTGGTGAAACAGATCTTCAATCTTTTTCACTAATATCGGAGTGCTGCCTCATTTGGATTTTGCtgatatatgtctctgtgtgtgtgtgtgtgtgtatatgtatatatatgtgtgtgtgtgtgtatgtatatatatatatatatatatatgtatgtgtgtgtgtgtgtgtatatgtatatatgtatgtgtgtgtgtgtgtgtatatgtatatatgtatgtgtgtgtgtgtgtgtgtgtgtgtatatgtatatatatatatgtgtgtgtgtatatgtgtatatatatatatgtgtgtgtgtgtgtgtatgtgtatatatatatgtgtgtgtgtgtgtgtatgtgtatatatatatgtgtgtgtgtatatgtatatatatatatatatatatatatgtgtgtgtatatgtgtatatatatatgtgtgtgtgtgtgtgtgtgtgtatatatgtatatatatatatatatgtgtgtgtgtatgtatatatatatatatatatgtgtgtgtgtgtgtgtgtgtgtatatgtatgtatatatatatatatatatatatatatatatatatgagcctctgcagtcgactgcgctgtaacgtcggaaaaacggaaacctgccggaatggtgacgaacggacatcattagcaatgtttccatcaccattgatatcaatggtgatggaaacggaagctgtggtttcagtttgattttccgttgcggggttcacctgacggaaacctccggcggaacccccggaacggaaagccaacgctgatgtgaacaggcccttaatacaTATTTACACTTTGCACATGAGTCCTATAGTTtgtataatacaattctatttaaaggggtttttgtttttctttgtttttgtttttttttttatataatcaaaCAAATTACAATTTGTCTAAATTCCTCATGGGTTTTTAAGATCTCAGCTTGTTGTTGTTCATTAGGAATTCATGGTTTCAGTAAaactctgtccatggtcatgtgacggacacacgggtgctgggatcgttagaagacacaactctgatacacatactgtaactgtaacgagctgtgcacctgcattttgaaaactgaagaattaatacagaaagtatattggaacatttttttacttttcattatacaaaaaaataacattaatttcctAAAAGTGGATTACCCCTTTAACATGTTAAAACATGTTTAAATTAAATTAGTGTAATGAATTTAATTATTAGTAATCAGAAGTGTTTTTCTCACATATGGAAGGAGCACATGGTTGTCTCCTGTGGTTCAGCTTTACATGAAAACTTACAGTATTGTCTATCGCTTGTAACAGGCAGAAGCTGCTAGAGACGGTAAACAAAACCCCATGATCCAGAGGAACAGCTCATTTGCCTCATCACACGAAGTCTGGAAATATATCTGTGAGCTGGGCATTAGCAAGGTAAGATTctacattaaaggggctgtctggtttagaaaacccatttattAAATACCCTGTTGTCGAGTTAATAAGGGTCATGAACAGGAGACCCTTATCTATTGATGAGGGTATAGATCCCTGTCACGACGACCCaacacatccatgcattacacagacagcccatttcTTCGTTTCCACTGTGTTACcctacagattacagttgatcgccGAAGTCCTAGCAGGAGATGACACCGATCAGCTTATCATATGGGCACCCTGCTAACAAAAAggcattgtccaaagtggagcacttaaaggggttttcccatttttgacatttatggcatatccgcaagatatgccataaatgtctgatagatgtgggacccgcaactatctctagaacggggccccctatacCCCACCATCCTTGCTCGGCTCCAGCTGTTTCCCGGCCACTTCCttattaggtggtcgggagtttcaaaaacagctgagctaagctgtttctataactcctatagaagtaaaTGTGAgtcatggaaacagcgtagcatggcgAActgcgatttttatttttatttttttggttttttttccgtaTCTCCCGAGTTCTGGAAACCGTGTAGCTCACCGTGCTAtgcggtttctgtaactcccgaccacctaatccGGAATTGGCCGAGAAGCAGCGGGAGCTGAGTAGGGTAGAACGGGTTTTAGGGAGCCCCATTTTTTAGATTGGTAGGACCTGCATCTattgaacatttatggcatatcctgtggatataccataaatgtccaagatggaaaaacccctttaatggtaagGCCAGACACAGCTggtgtgctgcagattttcagtgtggATTCCGCGCAGCACTAATCTGCAGCACGATACAAGTGGAAAGGGTTTTCAAAATtccatccacatgtagcggaaaaaaTCCGAACTGCAATACATACGGTGAAatcagcagcaaatactaaataactaatttttccaTGGATTTTTTGGGGATGCATGCTAAAAACTGCAGTAGAAATGATCTGCTACGTCTGGCCTTACTCTTTGGAGGTGAAGCGGCATTCGTGTAATAATTGAAGAATAGAATAGGTTGTTGCGTAGCTTATATGTGTtccttaggctttttaatcccagTATTTGCCGTTACAGTATAGTTTCCCCATAGTAGCAGCTATTTCTGTTACCTCATCGACACATTAGTTTTTCTCACCCCAGAAAATGTGTTTGTCGATTTTTAATTCCCTTTCCCTACACAGGCGTTTGGTAGATTCTTACAGACATGTGGCCGCTAAGCTTCTCTTTGGGTAGGAAAGACTTTAAAGAtggcatttgtaaaaaaaaaataaaaaaaaaaattacaccatgTGACCTGATTAGAATGAACACTGGACCACATGTATTGTGATGGCCTATGTAAGCAGTTCATTTACAAaacacaggctgccataaacagcaccTTTATTCTAATGGCATTTGCAGTAAAGGAATTAAATTTCTTGCAGGGTTATTTGATCTCTAACAAACTGGATCTACActttaatggtatgttcacacggcaaacgaaaaatggccgtaaaatacaGAGCCGTTTTTTATGAAtctagcgttttttgatgcgttttattatggccatttttggagctgtttttctattgagacaattaaaaagggctccaaaaacagctcaggaagtgacatgcacttttatggggtgtttttttacgcgccgtttttacaaacgggcGTGTAAAAATATGCCACGTGGGAACGAAACgctctttttcccattgaaatcaatgggcagatgtttggaggcgttcagcctccgtatttttatccgtttttcaggggggggggttaacggcccgaaaaacggctgaaaataagccaggtgaacataccttaaagtgtaactagacttttaaaaaacttttgacatgtcctagtgagatgtcataagttttgatcggtgggggtcagagcactgagaccctcaccgttCACTAAAAGCGAAGCGGTAGAAGCGCTCAGGTTAACGCTGTGCCTCTTCGTATCTGATAGGCTTTGCTCTGAGCGATGTAGAAATTTTATGAGTCCGTACAACGCTTGCtcggcttctgctgctttgttttagtgatcggtggggttctcagtgttcggacccccattgatcaaaacttctgacatgtcattatgacatgtcaaaagtttttttaaagtttaggtacccttttaaaaatataattctGCAAAGGTATTCTATTTATTACATGCATGTTTTCCATAAATTGTACTTCACCTAAGGTCAGCTTATTGTTAcattttggtttttgtttttttttagctgctgTTTACAAGTAATTGTTGTTCTGTGTTAGGTTGAACTATCAATGGAAGACATAGAAACCATCCTGAATACATTAATTTATGATGGGAAAGTAGAGATGACCATAATTGCCGCTAAAGAGGGGACAGTGGGCAGTGTGGACGGACAGATGAAGCTTTTTAGAGCAGTGAACCCAATCATACAGCCAGCAGGCTTAATGCGCACACCCTGTGGTCTGTGTCCGGTAAGTAAACCTTCTCCTTATTGGAGTGGGTGTCCCAGAgccttgtatgttttttgttttttttattaatatgagGGGTTATTCAGATGAGTGGTATTTAAAACTCGTtcagtctgtaaaaaaaaaaaacagattgttttgcatcacttttttatttttattttttttgcgatttgcctttggagaaaaaaaacagaatgTCCTCAATTGTCCCAACCCACGGAAAACACCCCCAGTATGGTCACATGACCGAAGAAacgccattttctattgcttatAGTATAGAAAGCATTGtgagatattttttttcatgcatattttTGGCTTCTGACCATTTCTTATATTCAGGACCACAGTGCTCTGCCTCCGCTTTCTGGTTTCACTTCTAAAGTGTCTCCAGACAATCGTCCATAAAAGTCGGATCGGATGGCGACTGTTTTTCACACAGAACCATTAACTTCTAGGGAACATTCCTGTGTGAAAAACAGCATGCtgcaattttttcagcacggacaaatgctctgtaaaaaaaaaaactaacatctGAATTGGAACCTTAACTATAATGGGTCAGTGTTCAGTCCAGGTATAGTCCACTTGGACAGCACCCTGACGTGAAAAGCGTTCATCTGAAAGAGCTCTTGGAGATataatccttagggtatgttcacacggcttatcttcggccgtttttcgggccgtaaacggctgaaagatctgaagcagaacgtctccaaacatctgcccattgatctcaatgggaaacacggcgttctgttctggcagtgcgtttttttacgcctcatttttgcaaaacagcgtgtaaaatgacgcccgcgaaaaagtgcatgtcacttcttgagccgtttttgattgatagaaaaccagctccaaaaacggccgtaaaaaacgccacgaaaaacgtgagttgattacaaaacatctgaaaatcggaagctgtttccccttgaaaatagctccgtattttcagatgttttttgctaagcatgtgaacacTCACTTATTGTGATATTGTATAAAGTGTGTtgctgttacattgtatcattatcCTAAACCTGGAAGCCATAAAAAAACACTAGTAAATGTAAGGCTCAGGTCACACTAACGTCAGAGCCTCCGTTGGCGGCTCCGTCAAATTTGACAGGAAGAAGTTTTAGGTCatagcgaactatacagctgctctgtatagagaatacagagcagctgtatctccaaagtaaacataatttttaacaaaaaagtatttataaagttgcactaatcacactgacctttttattaaaaaaaattaaaggtgcacatagcctaTAGGGATTGCCACTCAATATGTATTTGGGGATGCACCACATTATATCTCGGGAAAATTGCAGTGCCGGAAAACTAGGATAGGCGGATAATTATCCGTTTGTGTATTATAAtaatggccatattggttgtgacTAGGAAAGAGTAACTCTGGGATGTGCAGAAGTTGCAGCCACACTTGGGCCCTAATGTCTGAGGAGTTGCAATGGCCACTCTGCCACAAGAAGTAATAGCTTTTGTTttctctgtgctgtgacatcactctgtgCATTCTTTATCTATTATAATGCTGTGTCTATTATCTCTGCAGAGACTTCTGTGGTCCTTTGCACACAGGAATGACACCGCTAAATGCTATCACCCTTTCCTATGACTTCACTCCTTTTATAATCCTTGTACTGTGACAACGTTTATTATTCCtatgcagtgacatcactgtgtgcattttcAGGGATAGAAGTACATACGGTGCAGAGGTAGAAGTCACACCAGGGAACACTGGTGCCTAAGGTGGCCCAACAGTTCTTCATCTATATAAAAggataccagtactataaattgCATGGAAAGTCGGCGGCCATGTTTAAGATTTTGAACcattaaggcctcctgcacacggcccTGCATTTGCAGCCGTATACTATCCCCAATTGCgaatagtataaaacacatgctaacctatgggccaatgtatacgaccgtggtttccactgtcTGTTTTTTTGCACGGAGCCCAGACCGCAAGAAAATTGGACGGTCCAgatttgcggtctgggctcattgaaatcaatgtgtgaatGGTCCGTGAATTGCGGACGGCCCGtggatgacactctgcggcctGTTGGTGCCGTAATCACTGACCGCGCACACagctacagccgtgtgcatgaggccttactcgtaTCTAGTTGTCacccatgttttttttcttttctcttttacGCTTTTTCTTTTCTTATACTAGGTATTTCATGATTGTCATGAAGGTGGTGAGATATCTCCATCTAATTGTATATACATGACAGAGTGGATGGAATATTAATGAAGCCTTCTTATGTGAAAATCTAACCGTATATTACTAGATGGTCAACTTGGATGGATCAACACTGAATTGAACGTTTGACTGgactaaatatatttattttagtattttattatatttggTATTTGATGAAAAATTGAGGGTAAAGGTCTCCGCAGAGGAGCAatgcagtttttatttaattcatTCCGTTCTTCATTCGTACTCGGTGTTAGAATGTATGCATGGGAGGAAAATGCCGGGAATAATGCCTTGAATCTTATTTGCAAAGCAGGCATGTCATTGCTTGATAAATAAGTGTTAATAAATTTACATTATATCTTCACTCTCACTTAGTCCTAAGTCTCCTGATTTTGGAAAGTATGTTTGGGCTCCAGAATTGGTGAGACGTATATGTCTTATCCTTCCAAATTTACAGGTCACCACATTGTCCGTATGATGTGCTTTGTCTTGGGATGCCTAAGATTTTTATGTAATTTTAAGCAGATCTGTCAGGTCGCCTGGTTTCCCCTATctgatgtttaaagaggctctgtcaccagattttgcagcccctatctgctattgcagcagat
This genomic stretch from Rhinoderma darwinii isolate aRhiDar2 chromosome 4, aRhiDar2.hap1, whole genome shotgun sequence harbors:
- the POLR3F gene encoding DNA-directed RNA polymerase III subunit RPC6, whose amino-acid sequence is MADVKVKQEGGEAAEIENRIIELCQQFPHGITDQVIQNEMPHIETKQRVTAINRLLSVGQLDLLKSGTGLLYRMKDTQTASKMKGSDNTEKLVYQIIEDAGNKGIWSRDIRYKSNLPLTEINKILKNMESKKLIKAVKSVAASKKKVYMLYNVQPDRSVTGGAWYSDQDFESEFVEVLNQQSFKFLQNKAEAARDGKQNPMIQRNSSFASSHEVWKYICELGISKVELSMEDIETILNTLIYDGKVEMTIIAAKEGTVGSVDGQMKLFRAVNPIIQPAGLMRTPCGLCPVFHDCHEGGEISPSNCIYMTEWMEY